A genome region from Bufo gargarizans isolate SCDJY-AF-19 chromosome 2, ASM1485885v1, whole genome shotgun sequence includes the following:
- the REEP4 gene encoding receptor expression-enhancing protein 4 produces MVSWIISRVVVLVFGLLYPAYSSYKAVKTKNVREYVRWMMYWIVFALFMTVETFTDIFLAWFPFYYEIKMAFVVWLLSPYTRGASLLYRKCVHPVLSLREKEIDSYIVQAKERSYESVVTLGRKGLNIAATAAVQAATKGQGALVGRLRSFSMQDLRDLPDDAPIHYRDPLYPEAELHRRPIGYSTQSQADSDSMDERWSDTEGKTSARTRGGLPPKPLQRTQSLRVSKKKGLAKEASVRSSKPRAKKKAVQSESEM; encoded by the exons ATGGTGTCGTGGATCATCTCCCGGGTCGTAGT GCTTGTCTTTGGATTGCTGTACCCCGCCTATTCATCATACAAAGCTGTGAAAACCAAGAATGTCCGAGAATAC GTCCGCTGGATGATGTACTGGATCGTCTTTGCCCTCTTCATGACAGTAgaaaccttcacagacattttcCTTGCCTG GTTCCCATTCTATTATGAGATCAAGATGGCCTTTGTGGTCTGGCTGCTGTCCCCATACACACGAGGAGCCAGCCTACTGTACAGGAAGTGCGTTCATCCTGTCCTGTCCTTGCGGGAGAAG GAAATCGACTCCTATATCGTGCAGGCAAAGGAGCGAAGCTACGAATCAGTTGTCACACTTGGACGAAAAGGTCTGAACATAGCGGCCACTGCGGCCGTACAAGCAGCTACCAAG GGGCAAGGAGCTCTGGTTGGACGTCTCCGCAGCTTCAGCATGCAGGATTTGAGGGATCTCCCGGATGATGCTCCCATACACTACAGAGATCCCCTGTATCCAGAAGCTGAACTCCATCGCCGCCCTATTG GTTATTCAACTCAGTCCCAAGCCGACAGTGACTCCATGGATGAAAGGTGGTCAGACACTGAAGGCAAAACCTCCGCAAGAACAAGAGGAGGCCTACCGCCAAAACCACTGCAGAGGACCCAGAGTCTGAGGGTGTCCAAGAAGAAGGGGCTGGCTAAAGAG GCATCTGTCCGGAGCAGCAAGCCTCGAGCAAAGAAGAAGGCCGTGCAGTCCGAATCAGAAATGTAA